The genomic window CCGGTAGAAGGTGTCGTCGTCGCCTCCCTGAATCAGCAGCCTGTTTAATTTCTGCGCCGCGTCCGCTGCCTGAAATAATGGTGATTTTCCCGCATCCGAAGCGTCGGTGAAGGCCTGCAGCGCCATCTTGTGGGCGAGCGCCCGTGATTTTGCCACCGGTGCGACCTGTGCCACCGCGTTCAGATACTCCTTCGCGAGGTTCACCCCTTCGTTATTGCCGGAGAAGCCACTGATCTTGTCCCCGGAGCGGCCCATGGCGCCGGCCACCCGGCTCACCTGCCCGGTGAAGGAGGCGACCCCGGCAGGGCCTGCCGAACGAAGTGCCTGGAATCGGTACAGCTCTGTGACCCATGACGGCAGCGCCTCGTTGCCGAGCGGCTCGATTTCGTTCAGCACCCTGCGCATGAAACTGAAATACGGTCCCTGCTCCCCCGCCATGACCGCCGCGGTGTTCTGCCACTCGCCCGGGGCGAGCAGGCGCTGTTCACCCAAAGGAAGTGAAACGGCGAAGTCCTGCCAGGCCTGGAAGGAAGCCTGGCGGTGACGGTGAAGGAAATCGGTACGCATCGCGTCGAGCGCCCCGGCATCCGGATACGCGGTGCAGATCTCGTCCAGGAGGCGGCGGAGCGTTTCACTCCCGCGACGGGTGAAGACAGGCATGATGCCCGGCTCCCCTGCCGCCGTCCGCGATCCGTGCCAGAACTCCTTGAGCGAAAGCGCCGCCCCCGCCTCCTCCCGGTTCACGTAGTCCAAGAGCCAGGAGAAGTCGTTGTTCCTCGCGATAGCCGCCTGCTTCAACAGCTGCTGCAGCCACTGCCGTTCATGGGTAATGCCGCCCTGGTCGGTGCGCCACGCGACGTAGGCGAGGTAGAGCTTCTCGGCATCCGGTGGCGCAAAGCGCTGCGGCCATGCCAGGGGCGGGCGCTGCGACGCAACATCCGCAGTTTCGTCCTCCTCGCTCTCCAGACGCTCCTTCAGAAGGTTGCAACGTCGGCATAGGTGGATGATGCAGGTCCCGACGACCTCATCCGGGGTATTTGGTGAGAGGCTCGCGACGGCGGCGACCAGCCCCGCATCGGCGCCGTTCAGGATGTGATCGCGGAAGCTGCGGCAATAAAGGCTTTTGAGGGTTTGTTCCGCGTCGAGGCTGCGGGTGAGACCGAAGCGGGGTACCCACCACCCACGGTTCTCCTGCTCCACCTCGACGATGGCGCGGCGCATTCTCTCCAGGACGGCGCTGTCCGCAGCAGGTTCGCCCCGTAATTGTGGCGCGGTGACGGCAAGGGGCGCGGCGTTTCGCAGTACGGTCAGGTTTTTCATGAAGGAGCCGGTCAGCAGCAGACAGAGGGAAACGCCGAAAACGAGGCAGCAGGCAAGAACCAGGTTGTCCGAGGTATGGCGCCACTTCGCGCTCCGCGCACTAGGCGCCCAAAGGCCACGGTCCCGCGGGAGCACCTTTTCGAAAAAGTCGTGCAGGAAGAGGCCTCGCCTCCCCCCCGAGTCCCCACCCTGCGCATCGCTTGCCGCAGATGGTAAGGCACCGTCTGCGCCATGCCGCGCGCTGCACAAGTAGATGCCACGCAAGCGGGGGGTCTCCTGGTAGTGGTTGCTCGCGAAGGCAGCGCGCATGAAGATGTCGAGCCCGGAACGGAGACCGCGCAGCCGGTCCGGGAACAGGAGCCGTCGCCCGTTCCAGCCAGACGCGTTGCCGCCCTGCAAAAGCAGCAGGCGCAACGTACGCAGGCGTTCATCCAGCGCTACGAGAAGCCGGTCTACGAAGGCGGAAGGTTCTTCTCCCGGATCGAGCTTCGCAAGACCCATCGGCTGGAACAGGCTCGCTTCAGGGAGCTTTCCGCAGAACTCGCTCATGCCGTCGATGAGGTCGCATCTGGTGATGAGGAGGTAGACGGGGAAGGTGATGCCAAGCAGACGGATCATCTCGTCGAGGCGGCAACGCAGCTCGCGCCCCTGGTCCTCCAGGTCCTCGGAGGCTCCTGCCGCAAGCTTGTCAGCCGCCACGGTCATGATGACGCCGTTCACCGCCTCGGCATGACGATACTTTTTCAAGAGGGCTAGAAATGCCAGCCACTCATCGCGATCCGTGGTATCGAGCGGCACCGCGTAGCGTCCCGCCGTGTCGACGACGATCCCCTGGTCGTAGAAATGCCACGTGCAGTTCGCCGTCGCGGTGCCATCTCCCTGGGCTTCCGAGAAAGGAGAGAAGAGGTGCGCGCCACGCACGGCGCTCGTCTTTCCGGAACCGCTCTCGCCGAGGACGAGGTACCAGGGGAGAACGTGCAGCGGGTCACCCTCCTGTTTGAGGTTCGACCGTTTCAGTACGCCAATGGCGCTCCGCCAGCTCTGCTGGAGGTCCCAGAGGCGGTCCCTATCCGCCGGGGTCAGTTCGCCCGGCAGGGAGGGTGCCCGCTCCTTTGGGGTCTCTTCCGATCTCTTTTGCAGCACCCTCCTCACCATTTCGAGCATCCCCCACAGGAAGAGTGCGATGAACGGCATGAGGATGCCGATGCGCCATGGCCAGGTGAGGACCGGGAACATCACGAGAACGATCACCGTCATCGGAAGCAGCGCCGCGATGAAAAGCACGTACTTGCAGCAGTTGAGCAAGGTGTACATCTTCACGATGCACCTCCCAGGCTAGGGGTCCGGAAGGACCAGCCCGCTTAGCACGTAGCGATAGACGAGGTACAAAACGACAAACAGGATGAACGGGGATGTGATCAGCATCGCGGGGAGCGGTCGCAGCGGGAACCATGTCACCTTTTCCGCCGCACGAGGCTGGCAGTCGGGCACGAGGGCGCCGGGGAATAACTCCATCCCGTCGATATCGGGAACTCCCTGCGGGGCGTCGAAGAGAAGCTTCCGTTGCGCGCTTCTGACCTGCTCCAGTTGAAGCTCTCCTTCCGGGCCGAGGTAGCGCCCCCTGAAACCGAGGGCGAGGCAAAGGCAGAAGACCTCGCGCGCCTGCTGTTTCTGCCCAAGCG from Geomonas ferrireducens includes these protein-coding regions:
- a CDS encoding type VI secretion protein IcmF/TssM N-terminal domain-containing protein produces the protein MYTLLNCCKYVLFIAALLPMTVIVLVMFPVLTWPWRIGILMPFIALFLWGMLEMVRRVLQKRSEETPKERAPSLPGELTPADRDRLWDLQQSWRSAIGVLKRSNLKQEGDPLHVLPWYLVLGESGSGKTSAVRGAHLFSPFSEAQGDGTATANCTWHFYDQGIVVDTAGRYAVPLDTTDRDEWLAFLALLKKYRHAEAVNGVIMTVAADKLAAGASEDLEDQGRELRCRLDEMIRLLGITFPVYLLITRCDLIDGMSEFCGKLPEASLFQPMGLAKLDPGEEPSAFVDRLLVALDERLRTLRLLLLQGGNASGWNGRRLLFPDRLRGLRSGLDIFMRAAFASNHYQETPRLRGIYLCSARHGADGALPSAASDAQGGDSGGRRGLFLHDFFEKVLPRDRGLWAPSARSAKWRHTSDNLVLACCLVFGVSLCLLLTGSFMKNLTVLRNAAPLAVTAPQLRGEPAADSAVLERMRRAIVEVEQENRGWWVPRFGLTRSLDAEQTLKSLYCRSFRDHILNGADAGLVAAVASLSPNTPDEVVGTCIIHLCRRCNLLKERLESEEDETADVASQRPPLAWPQRFAPPDAEKLYLAYVAWRTDQGGITHERQWLQQLLKQAAIARNNDFSWLLDYVNREEAGAALSLKEFWHGSRTAAGEPGIMPVFTRRGSETLRRLLDEICTAYPDAGALDAMRTDFLHRHRQASFQAWQDFAVSLPLGEQRLLAPGEWQNTAAVMAGEQGPYFSFMRRVLNEIEPLGNEALPSWVTELYRFQALRSAGPAGVASFTGQVSRVAGAMGRSGDKISGFSGNNEGVNLAKEYLNAVAQVAPVAKSRALAHKMALQAFTDASDAGKSPLFQAADAAQKLNRLLIQGGDDDTFYRLLFGPITFYGTYIRMETACVLQSQWEQTVLKEVQGSAGAQTLQYLLGKDGPVWKYVGDYANPFIGWSPARGYYPKSALGGSIPFRPEFYSFLARGGKVRLASIAPPPKAVYQVTIKGLPTDANPEARIKPQGTRLELNCATGSQVISNMNYPVSKPFIWTPEACGEVVFQIEVGDTVLTRRYPGSDGFAAFLRDFPGGRHTFRPRDFPHDKAALERMGIRFIRVNYRLFGADGIASPKEDSLPARVPARIAECWD
- a CDS encoding DotU family type IV/VI secretion system protein; the encoded protein is MRVIDCFMPLIARIVDFRDALPACPPYEQVKGEIRQLLAQSETMSRAGALDPEQYDAARFIVCAWVDETLLGSQWCDTHHWQHEQLQRHFYQTTDAGVEAFERLQALGQKQQAREVFCLCLALGFRGRYLGPEGELQLEQVRSAQRKLLFDAPQGVPDIDGMELFPGALVPDCQPRAAEKVTWFPLRPLPAMLITSPFILFVVLYLVYRYVLSGLVLPDP